In Natrinema salaciae, the following are encoded in one genomic region:
- the leuB gene encoding 3-isopropylmalate dehydrogenase has translation MTHEIAVIPGDGIGQEVTPAAVDVLEALEIDFEFVEADAGDAVAEATGEALPQETYDLAASADATLFGAAGDTAADVILPLRTAVDSFVNVRPATAYPGIDAVRPETDLVFLRENTEGVYAGHENRLHQDVSTLTRVVTESASERLADFACDYVAGDEHDGFTIVHKANVMRETDGLFRDTVRDVADERDVETDEVLMDAFATRVCLDPEQFDVVVCPNLAGDVLSDLAAGLVGGLGLLPSANIGPERALFEPVHGTAPDIAGEGVANPAATIISAAMLLEYLGYDEASDDVHEAVEATLEDGPRTPDLGGDAATEDVTRAVIDRL, from the coding sequence ATGACTCACGAAATCGCCGTCATTCCGGGCGACGGGATCGGACAGGAAGTGACACCCGCCGCGGTCGACGTCCTCGAGGCCCTCGAGATCGACTTCGAGTTCGTCGAAGCCGACGCCGGCGACGCGGTCGCGGAAGCGACCGGCGAGGCGCTGCCACAGGAGACCTACGACCTCGCGGCGTCGGCGGACGCGACCCTGTTCGGCGCGGCCGGCGACACGGCCGCGGACGTGATCCTGCCGCTCCGGACGGCGGTCGATTCGTTCGTCAACGTTCGACCCGCGACGGCGTATCCGGGGATCGACGCCGTCCGGCCCGAGACCGACCTCGTGTTCCTCCGCGAGAACACCGAGGGGGTCTACGCGGGTCACGAAAACCGGCTGCATCAGGACGTGTCGACGCTCACCCGCGTCGTCACCGAATCGGCCTCCGAACGGCTCGCCGATTTCGCCTGCGACTACGTCGCCGGCGACGAGCACGACGGCTTCACGATCGTCCACAAGGCCAACGTCATGCGCGAGACCGACGGCCTCTTCCGCGATACCGTCCGCGACGTGGCCGACGAGCGAGACGTCGAGACGGACGAAGTGCTGATGGACGCGTTTGCGACGCGAGTCTGTCTCGACCCCGAACAGTTCGACGTCGTCGTCTGTCCGAACCTCGCGGGCGACGTGCTCTCGGACCTCGCGGCCGGCCTCGTCGGCGGGCTGGGCCTGCTCCCCTCGGCGAACATCGGCCCCGAGCGCGCCCTGTTCGAACCCGTCCACGGCACCGCCCCCGACATCGCCGGCGAGGGCGTCGCGAACCCGGCCGCGACGATCATCTCCGCCGCCATGCTGCTCGAGTACCTCGGCTACGACGAGGCGAGCGACGACGTCCACGAGGCCGTCGAAGCGACGCTCGAGGACGGACCACGGACGCCGGATCTCGGCGGCGACGCCGCGACCGAGGACGTAACTAGGGCGGTCATCGACCGGCTGTAA
- a CDS encoding MFS transporter, with protein sequence MDRNDRAVTAFAMLGHAMFHAYELVIPIFVVGWLEAFSTTPAFLGVAVGASYALIGVGALPTGLLADRFSSKRLILACLLGMGGAFALVSVAPNVAILTVGLLLWGAAASLYHPAGLALLSRGTKERGTAFAYHGAAGNVGVATGPLLAAVLLAFVGWRTVAALLLVPVLLAAVVGTRLEFDETAGSSARGADGTATTREGPHSLAAFLASSRRLFTVGFGLVFAIGILYGVYYRATFTFLPDILADLPLFDPVPVVGRSFEPSQYVYSGLLLVGGIGQYVGGRLVDRARLETVLLGGYVALAVVAIAFVPSANAGLVPLLVVAGVLGFLAFMIAPINQEAISTYTPADARGLSFGYTYTAIFGVGAIGSSLAGLILTRSMPTALFAVVAACAAIAALIGGTLHRRSGRRSRDGVAADD encoded by the coding sequence ATGGATCGAAACGACAGGGCCGTGACGGCGTTCGCCATGCTCGGCCACGCGATGTTCCACGCCTACGAGCTGGTGATACCGATCTTCGTCGTCGGCTGGCTCGAGGCGTTCTCGACGACGCCGGCGTTTCTCGGCGTCGCGGTCGGCGCGAGCTACGCCCTGATCGGCGTCGGCGCGCTCCCGACGGGGCTGCTCGCCGACCGGTTCAGCTCCAAGCGGTTGATCCTCGCCTGTCTGCTCGGCATGGGCGGTGCCTTCGCGCTCGTCTCCGTCGCGCCGAACGTCGCCATCCTGACGGTCGGGTTGTTACTGTGGGGAGCGGCGGCGAGCCTCTACCATCCCGCCGGGCTGGCGCTGCTCAGTCGCGGGACGAAAGAGCGGGGCACCGCCTTCGCGTATCACGGCGCTGCAGGCAACGTCGGCGTCGCGACCGGGCCGCTGCTCGCGGCCGTTCTGCTGGCGTTCGTCGGCTGGCGAACCGTGGCCGCCCTGCTCCTGGTGCCGGTCCTGCTCGCGGCAGTCGTCGGAACGCGACTGGAGTTCGACGAAACCGCGGGGAGTTCGGCTCGAGGTGCGGACGGCACCGCTACCACCCGCGAGGGACCGCACAGCCTCGCGGCGTTTCTCGCCAGTTCGCGGCGGCTGTTTACCGTCGGCTTCGGCCTCGTTTTCGCGATCGGCATCCTCTACGGCGTCTACTACCGGGCGACGTTTACCTTCCTGCCGGACATCCTCGCTGACCTGCCGCTGTTCGATCCGGTCCCGGTCGTCGGCCGCTCGTTCGAACCCAGCCAGTACGTCTACTCGGGGCTCCTGCTCGTCGGCGGGATCGGGCAGTACGTCGGCGGGCGGCTCGTCGACCGCGCCCGGCTCGAAACCGTGCTTCTGGGCGGCTACGTCGCCCTGGCCGTCGTCGCGATCGCGTTCGTTCCGTCGGCGAACGCGGGACTCGTCCCGCTGTTGGTCGTCGCCGGCGTCCTCGGATTCCTCGCCTTCATGATCGCGCCGATCAACCAGGAAGCGATCTCGACCTACACGCCGGCCGACGCCAGAGGGCTCTCCTTCGGCTACACGTACACGGCGATTTTCGGCGTCGGTGCGATCGGTTCGTCGCTCGCCGGCCTCATCCTGACGCGGTCGATGCCGACGGCGCTGTTCGCCGTCGTCGCCGCCTGTGCCGCGATCGCCGCCCTCATCGGCGGGACGCTCCACCGCCGCTCCGGACGGCGGTCTCGGGACGGCGTCGCCGCGGACGACTGA
- a CDS encoding alpha/beta fold hydrolase, with protein sequence MTRDDTLAGVDSRTVDTARLETHYLESGGTDRADDESTTVLFLHGNVSSSRFFEDAMADLPARHRAVAPDLRGYGDSETKPVDATNGLGDFEGDVSALVAELGLERPFALVGWSNGGGVAMRYAIDHPDDVSALVLVNPLSPHGFGGTRDVDGTPCFDDYAGSGGGIGNDAFVAGLADRDRSVEGQTSPRKVLRTYYVDPTHEFDDEREESYLTGMLDTATGAENYPGSSIPSDNWPGIAPGETGVNNAISPKYCDLEAITEIDPDEKPPVLWIRGDSDQIVSNASLFDLGTLGRMGELPDWPGEDVFPPQPMVDQTRTVLERYADRGGEFEEVVFGNAGHTPHLEVPGDFLDRLESVLRG encoded by the coding sequence ATGACTCGAGACGACACCCTCGCCGGGGTCGACTCGCGAACCGTCGACACTGCCCGCCTCGAGACCCACTACCTCGAGTCGGGCGGCACCGACCGGGCGGACGACGAGAGCACGACCGTCCTCTTTCTCCACGGGAACGTCTCTTCCTCGCGGTTTTTCGAAGACGCGATGGCCGATCTCCCGGCCCGTCACCGGGCGGTCGCGCCCGATCTGCGGGGGTACGGCGATTCGGAGACGAAACCGGTCGACGCGACGAACGGCCTCGGCGACTTCGAGGGCGACGTCAGCGCGCTGGTGGCGGAACTCGGGCTCGAACGGCCGTTCGCCCTCGTCGGCTGGTCGAACGGCGGCGGCGTCGCGATGCGGTACGCGATCGACCACCCCGACGACGTGTCCGCTCTCGTGCTCGTCAACCCGCTCTCGCCGCACGGCTTCGGCGGCACGAGAGACGTAGACGGGACGCCCTGCTTCGACGACTACGCCGGCTCCGGCGGCGGGATCGGTAACGACGCGTTCGTGGCCGGGCTGGCCGACCGCGACCGAAGCGTGGAGGGGCAGACCTCGCCCCGAAAGGTCCTGCGAACCTACTACGTCGACCCGACCCACGAGTTCGACGACGAGCGCGAGGAGTCGTACCTGACGGGGATGCTCGATACGGCGACCGGCGCGGAGAACTATCCCGGCTCCTCGATTCCCAGCGACAACTGGCCCGGCATCGCCCCGGGCGAGACGGGAGTGAACAACGCGATCTCGCCGAAGTACTGCGACCTCGAGGCGATCACCGAGATCGATCCCGACGAGAAACCGCCCGTGCTGTGGATTCGCGGCGACTCGGACCAGATCGTCTCGAACGCCTCCCTGTTCGATCTGGGCACGCTCGGTCGTATGGGCGAACTCCCCGACTGGCCCGGCGAGGACGTCTTCCCGCCCCAGCCGATGGTCGACCAGACCCGAACCGTCCTCGAGCGCTACGCCGATCGCGGCGGCGAGTTCGAGGAAGTCGTCTTCGGTAATGCGGGCCACACGCCCCACCTCGAGGTTCCCGGTGACTTTCTGGATCGGCTCGAGTCGGTCCTGCGCGGCTGA